The Mesorhizobium sp. M1D.F.Ca.ET.043.01.1.1 genome contains a region encoding:
- a CDS encoding flavin reductase gives MQANVSREPTMSESATRLPIESADPAEDSRLFRRCLGLYGTGIAIITMENAGQRAAVTVNSFASVSLDPPLVLWSISHASRSYPLFKAGGPFAVNILASTQMGVSRHFSSKIEDKFADADWSPGQHGSPLLHGCLAHFECETYAQVEGGDHTVLIGLVRRASRFEGEPLLFAQGQYSVAYAHPEVSAAPEVSGPKPEMPSQAGIIPQIFEAHHLLSAVFDEHRHAEGLDIPVARVIACVYDIPGLKAEQVARVTYLGQRDTEDALATLAERGMLVSGTAGELTLTEAGKRLREAIQTRWRNFQRDQMAGIPEADLRTTQKTLSKLISQNRAPN, from the coding sequence ATGCAGGCGAACGTCAGTCGAGAACCCACGATGTCCGAAAGTGCTACTCGTCTACCGATTGAGTCGGCCGATCCCGCGGAGGACAGCAGGCTGTTTCGCAGATGCCTCGGTCTCTACGGAACAGGTATTGCCATCATCACAATGGAGAACGCTGGTCAGCGGGCGGCGGTTACGGTGAACTCCTTCGCGTCCGTTTCACTCGATCCGCCTCTTGTGCTCTGGTCGATCAGCCACGCGTCCCGCAGCTATCCGTTGTTCAAGGCTGGCGGTCCGTTCGCCGTGAATATCCTCGCCTCCACCCAGATGGGGGTATCGCGGCACTTTTCCAGCAAGATCGAGGACAAGTTTGCAGATGCGGACTGGAGTCCGGGCCAGCATGGCTCACCGCTGCTTCATGGCTGCCTCGCTCACTTCGAGTGCGAGACCTACGCGCAGGTGGAAGGTGGCGACCACACCGTCCTAATAGGGCTGGTACGCCGGGCCAGCCGGTTCGAGGGGGAGCCGCTTCTGTTCGCGCAGGGCCAATACTCGGTCGCCTACGCCCATCCGGAGGTATCTGCAGCGCCCGAAGTCAGTGGTCCCAAGCCTGAAATGCCTTCGCAGGCAGGGATTATCCCGCAGATTTTCGAGGCGCATCATCTGCTGTCGGCGGTGTTCGACGAGCACAGACACGCGGAAGGCCTTGATATCCCGGTGGCCCGCGTCATCGCCTGCGTCTATGACATTCCAGGCCTGAAGGCGGAACAAGTGGCGCGCGTCACCTATCTCGGACAGCGCGACACAGAGGACGCCCTCGCGACGCTTGCCGAGCGCGGGATGCTTGTGAGCGGCACGGCTGGAGAACTGACACTCACCGAGGCCGGAAAGCGCCTGCGCGAAGCGATCCAGACCCGCTGGCGGAACTTCCAGCGAGACCAGATGGCGGGCATACCGGAGGCGGACCTTCGT
- a CDS encoding LLM class flavin-dependent oxidoreductase, whose amino-acid sequence MSKKQMKLGLSMRYMGYHVGAWRHPDTVKGGNSMLQSFLGVAQTAERAKFDMLFLADGIGVRLDDKPKGSLCRSHHNVELEPLTLLSALAALTRNIGLVATASTTYNEPFHIARKYGSLDQISDGRAAWNVVTSWSDQEAWNFSMSKQLDYDTRYERAAEFVDVVTGLWDSWDEDAFVIDKESGIFFDDRKMHVLNHVGKHFSVRGPLSVRRSPQGRPILVQAGVSEPGQQIAAEYCDMVFMAKNDLKSAQDYYSSVKNRLDGFGRKKTDLLMMLGLTPIVGRTREEAQEKYEELESLIDPVVGLQLLYRSFGDLSHLPLDGPVPKPDLDKVGLKSSAQMYYELAQKQNLTIRQLYKKLGMAQEHKTVVGTAKDVADEMESWFEAGAADGFNITPTHLPQGIDDFVELVLPELRRRGLFRDEYEGRTLRENLGLPLPKSRYDADASAVARLAS is encoded by the coding sequence ATGAGCAAGAAGCAGATGAAGCTGGGGCTCTCCATGCGCTACATGGGATACCACGTGGGCGCATGGCGGCATCCGGATACCGTCAAGGGCGGAAATTCTATGCTTCAGTCCTTCCTCGGCGTCGCTCAGACGGCGGAGCGTGCCAAGTTCGACATGCTGTTCCTCGCGGACGGAATTGGTGTGCGGCTGGATGACAAGCCGAAAGGCTCGCTCTGCCGCTCGCATCACAACGTCGAGCTGGAGCCGCTGACGTTGCTTTCGGCGTTGGCCGCGCTTACGCGAAACATCGGCCTCGTCGCCACGGCATCAACTACCTATAACGAGCCCTTCCACATTGCGCGCAAGTACGGTTCGCTGGACCAGATCAGCGATGGCCGGGCGGCATGGAATGTCGTGACCTCCTGGTCGGATCAGGAGGCCTGGAACTTTTCGATGAGCAAGCAGCTCGATTACGACACCCGCTATGAGCGGGCCGCGGAATTCGTCGATGTCGTTACCGGTCTCTGGGATAGTTGGGACGAGGACGCATTTGTGATCGACAAGGAGTCCGGCATCTTTTTCGACGACCGCAAGATGCATGTGCTCAACCATGTCGGAAAGCATTTCTCCGTCCGCGGACCGCTCAGCGTCCGCCGTTCGCCCCAGGGTCGGCCGATCCTTGTGCAGGCAGGCGTATCGGAGCCAGGGCAGCAGATCGCGGCCGAGTATTGTGATATGGTCTTCATGGCCAAGAACGACCTGAAGTCCGCCCAAGACTATTATTCGTCGGTCAAGAATCGGCTCGACGGCTTCGGCAGGAAAAAGACCGATCTCCTGATGATGCTCGGCCTGACACCGATCGTCGGCCGCACCCGCGAGGAGGCGCAGGAAAAGTATGAAGAACTGGAATCGCTGATCGATCCGGTCGTCGGCCTGCAGCTGCTCTATCGGTCGTTCGGCGACCTCTCGCACTTGCCGCTTGATGGTCCGGTACCGAAACCGGATCTCGACAAGGTCGGCCTCAAGAGCAGCGCGCAGATGTATTACGAACTGGCCCAGAAGCAGAACCTGACCATCCGCCAGCTTTATAAAAAGCTTGGCATGGCGCAGGAACACAAGACGGTTGTCGGCACCGCGAAGGACGTCGCCGACGAGATGGAAAGCTGGTTCGAGGCCGGTGCTGCGGACGGCTTCAACATCACGCCGACGCACCTGCCGCAGGGCATTGATGATTTTGTCGAACTGGTTTTGCCGGAACTGCGCCGGCGCGGCCTGTTCCGCGACGAATATGAGGGCCGCACGCTGCGCGAGAACCTCGGACTACCGTTGCCAAAGAGCCGCTACGACGCTGATGCTTCAGCAGTTGCGCGTCTCGCCAGCTGA